GATTGGGGCAAATGGGGCAGGCAAGAGTTCCTTGCTCAAAATGCTCAACGGCCTTATCAAGCCTGATAAAGGCAGGATTGAGATGAATGGCCGTGTTGGAGCCTTAATCGAGCTTGGTGCTGGATTTAACCCAATTTTGTCTGGGCGTGAGAATATATATGTAAATGGCTCGGTTTTGGGGCTCTCCAAGCAGGCGATTGATCAAAAACTTGATGAAATTATTGCTTTTTCGGAACTTGAAGAGTTTATTGATAGCCCAATTCAAAATTACAGCTCTGGGATGAAGGTGCGGTTAGGATTTGCTGTGGCGTCACAGATGGAGCCTGACGTACTACTCATTGATGAAGTATTGGCTGTGGGTGATATGGGGTTCAGGTCAAAATGCTATTCAAAAATGGCCGATCTGCTTGAAAAATGTGCTGTCATATTAGTGTCGCACCAGATGTATTTTGTAAATCGATTGAGTAGCTCCGCACTGCTGCTTAATCACGGACAGAAAATTTTTCAAGGAACACCACCGCAGGTAATTGAGGCTTACAATGCTTTGTTTGAGATTGATCGGAAGACGGTGAGGGGGGACGAAGTAGCAGATATAGACAATTTCAGTTTGCTTGATCATAATAATTGTATTTCTGATATTTTTCATTGGTATGATCGTTTTATCGTTGAATTCGATCTGATCGTGTCCAAAAAATATAAAGAGGTTTCTTTATCATTTACCTTTATGGGACAGGATGGTGCAACGGCGGCTCAGTGCCATTCTTCCTATAATAATGTGAAAATCGAAAACAAATATAAGCGTAATCGGATTCGTTTGGAAATTGACAACCTGAATTTAAATCCTGGAGTGTATTATCTAAATTTGATCGTTTATGACAAGACCAATAATAGACAACTGCTTTGGTTATATGCAGACAGGAAGTTCGAGGTGGTTGGTAATTTTTGTGGAGGAGCTTCGGTCCAGTTTATGGGACATTGGCACGTAAATGAAAGTGAGTGAATATTGATGACTCCCCAAATTTTGAATTCGGAATGCCCCTTTTGCAGGGGATATGCTTCTGTCGTTTATAAAATGGAGGCTTACGATGTTTGCAAGTGTACGGTCTGTGGTACAGGTATGGTTGCTCCGATGCCGCATGGCGAAGAGTTGCAAAAGTTCTATGAAGGTTTTTTGTTTGGTGCGAATATTAAAAACCTAAAAAACATCCTAAGGTCTAGTCGAAAACTTTTCTCTTTTCTCGGCTTGCCGGAAAAAGGAAATATGAAAATGTTAGACGTCGGTGGTGGCGGTGGTTTTTACGCAAAAGCCTTTGAAATCAATG
Above is a genomic segment from Desulfobulbaceae bacterium containing:
- a CDS encoding ABC transporter ATP-binding protein, whose protein sequence is MSDTLVKVEGVSKKFCRSLKKSLWYGMRDLGNEVIGKRHGGNGELRADEFWAVKDVSFELKRGECLGLIGANGAGKSSLLKMLNGLIKPDKGRIEMNGRVGALIELGAGFNPILSGRENIYVNGSVLGLSKQAIDQKLDEIIAFSELEEFIDSPIQNYSSGMKVRLGFAVASQMEPDVLLIDEVLAVGDMGFRSKCYSKMADLLEKCAVILVSHQMYFVNRLSSSALLLNHGQKIFQGTPPQVIEAYNALFEIDRKTVRGDEVADIDNFSLLDHNNCISDIFHWYDRFIVEFDLIVSKKYKEVSLSFTFMGQDGATAAQCHSSYNNVKIENKYKRNRIRLEIDNLNLNPGVYYLNLIVYDKTNNRQLLWLYADRKFEVVGNFCGGASVQFMGHWHVNESE